From the genome of Glycine soja cultivar W05 chromosome 14, ASM419377v2, whole genome shotgun sequence:
TTTGTAAACATATTTTATGCATCACATGCATATAAAGGATATTAATGCCCGGAAAAGATCGCATGTCCTAACAATAAACCCTTGCACCATTAAGTTTTTAGGGTCCTTTTCAGTATCTTTGCAATGTGCCATTCAATTTAGTGGCTTATGCAGTTTTTAAGGTGGATTAAGGGTTTCATAGATTGGCTTAGGTATCTCCCTAATGGACATTATGTGTTTTTGTGTACTTGAAAAATTTAATCCTTGAAAAGTTATACGACCATTTGCAACCACCTTCTAACAGATCTAGATTCTATCATTATTGATACGCATGATGTGGATGATATCGAAAACAAACTATTGAGTATGACTAAGAGTACAAGCACTAGGAGTGGGAGTATAGGACAACCAAAATTCAAGTCTAGACATGGCAAGAAAACCCGTACCCGTGGGTACCCGTCTGAATCCGTTCCGACTTTGACGAGTAATATCCGAGTTGACCGGGTATGAGTTCGGGTTCGGGTTTTTCCCGATAACCAAAAGTCGGGTACGGGTACGGGTATGGGATTACTAGACCCGTCCCGACCCCGAACCCGAACCCGTCCCGccacttaaaatctttagaatttttgcataatttaatcaaaaggcatataatttttattactagttaattttattttaaaatttttacataatttaatattattttcttaactatttatgtaGACACACGCGTTATAATAAAtctattgatatataagtagttaaaaataaatgtttaacaatcaatttatttttttctaaaatcaaatttttaatatttttttacaaaaaaaaaaatatttttctaaatggtGTGTGGAACGAGGTTGGGGATACCCGATACCCGACGGGTACGGGGATGAGACAATAAATTCAAACCTGTCGGGTATTGAGTACGGGTATGGGGATATGTTGAAGAGTCGGGGTAAGGAATTGGGGAAACAATACCCATACCCGACCCGCCCCATTGCCATGTCTATTCAAGTCTAGGTTCAACTCCTAGTCTCTTTGTGACTTACATGCACCAAAGACACCTTCTCCCTCCACCCTAACCCAAACTTGTCCTCCCCCCACCCTTACCCAAACTTAAACCCAACCCCCTCTTCCTTCCACTCCgacccaaaccccaaacccctcTTCCCTTTACTCCAACCCCAACCTAAACCTAAACCACTATGGACCCTGACCCTCTTCCCTTTACTATAACCCAAACCCAAAATGTCCTCCTTCCACTTCGACCCCAACCCAAACCCAAACTCCTCCTCCTCCCACTCTTACCTCGACCCAAGCCCAAACCCTAACCTAAACGTTTTAACGACATGAACTATATataacatttgataaaatatcatgaaaacatattaatactatttatttatatttaatgatattttttaaatattttcaaaggtttttagcaacatttttattaaatatcagACAAAAAAATGTTGCTAAAGGTAACATGTGTAATAGTATACGATCAAAACTTGAAGTCTTGAACCCATATTGATGCATTTTTTCTTTGGTTAGAGTTAGGAAACAATTAAGGATAAgtgattaagagttttttttacgTGTACATAACTCATACAATTTAGAAaaagttaattaagtttttagttcctaaatttttttaaaattcagttTTTAGTCCCTAATCTTTAGTTTGACTGATCAAGatttcttaacttttttctattaaaatttttagtctctaaatttttgtttgatgGGTCAATGttccttaactttttttccattaaaatttttagttcctaaatttttaaaaaatttagtttttagttcttgaaatctcattaaataaataaaaataatgggctcaaacttttatttaaaaactaaactgaaatttttaagaatttaggGAATTTGACCGgtcaaacaaaaatttagaaactgaaaattttaatagaaaaaaaattaaaaaactttaattagtcaaacacaagtttaaaaaatacaaaccaaaatttgaaaaaatttaacgacttaaaacttaattaaatcatccaaaaattgtATAGTTTATACTTTCAAAAGCGTAGCCCTTTATGTATATAATGTTCAAAAGTCCAAAGGGCACAGTAGAAGAATATATGTGCCCATTATAAGGAATAAAGGCCCAATATACttcattttttacaaatttatacGTTCAGTTGTTTACCATGCAAAGACCATTTTTATAAGCTGAAGGATGGTGCAGCGCCTGAGCGACCGTGAGGTCTCGTGTCTTCGGTTCATGATTAACTTGAAAGCATTCATCACTTGCCAATTCCATGTGTAACAGGTGTCAACTTTCATTGCTTGAAGTTTCAGTAGGCCACATCTTTGTTACCTTTTTTTGTACTAAACTCCGTTAGGGAGGTGTCATTTCAAGTTTTACGTGTCTCATCTGGTTAGCCTCATTTCATTATACTTTTGACCTTAAGAACATTGTCCAGGGAACTAATCTTGGCatgatttgaagaaaaataaactcaTAATTAATCATTCATTCATTACATCGTGAGGTTAACCTAATTATAATTTTCGACtcctcatttatatatattaaaaaaagatgtATTATATATTCATTTGTTTATGCTTcattatatgtatattatatgtatatatgtggatATATATTAGATATGTATATGCTGGCTCCATACTTAAATTTGATCAACCATCAACTACTCTTTATCATTCTCTTATAGCtggcatattatatatatataaaattggaAGCTATCTTATATGACGCTTGATTCCTCAAGGAACAATTTGCCAGTTAGCCAACATGAAGCAAAAtgggataagaaaaaaaatggaaaatgcaatatatatatatatatatatatatatatatatatatatatatatatagcagatATTTGATTACTGATTTACTCTTCTTGATCGCCACTTTTGCTCCAATTCTTTATTGCTTGTACCACAGCTTGTTGCACAACATGTGCATCAATTGTCTCCGCTTGTTCTTCATTCTACAAAAGTTACATTCATATTTTGCCGTCATTCTTATATACATGACTATACACATTGGAGAAAAAATGCAAGAAAATGTATAATATTAATTCGTTACTGAAAGACATTGTACGTAGTAGACAATTAAGGTTAAGATTAATTTAACACTGTATATGCATGACCATCAATTAATGCACACAGTAACTATGTCCCTTTACTGGCGTCCCCCAGTGAGGAACGTTTTATAAAAGGACAACACATGTGACATCCTAAAGTATTGTTAACATTCAAGGaaaagagagtgagagagatCAATGATACAcatgttgaaaataaataagCATTTGTAATAGTTTTTCTTTGCTATGTATGTGTATATCAGCTTACTTCTCCAACTGCTTGAAATCGAAAAGTGTCTGTACAAGAAACCCTAGCTTCAAGTACAGTGAGTCTCATCTCTTCAAAGGCCTCCAATATGGAAACAAGCAGACCTGAACACCCTTTTGCCGAGAAAACATTTATAAGAAATCCCTTTTCTAGGGTTTCTACTGTAACCTGCACAAGTCCATTCAGCAAAAATGTCACTCCAATCAATGTTTTTATATTGCAAGGAACTTGATCAAACATATATGTACAGGAGTTGTTGAATATAGATGATGCTGTAAACTTTTCTCAATTAAGAAAATACCATAGGCAAAGGGTTGTGGACACTTGAAGTCTCTGCTGAGGCTATCTCTTGATTCAGTATTTCTACCTTTTGCTTTAACTTTTCGATATACTTTGATGCATCGACTATGATCGAGGTTTTATTTAGCTGCCATCAACCatgcatataataataattagatgGTTTACTATCTCAATAAGCTGCATATAATTGATAGGAAACAGCTATATATATATGCGTTGGTTTACAAGACaaatgatattaaattaaagaaagttgtCAATCACtattttcaataatattatattggAATAACTAATATTCatcataaatcattttatttctttgtgCTTCAGTTTTCTATATACCCAGATATATATGGAAATGAGAGCATAGAAAGATAATCGTAGATGCAAAAAGAATGAATATGAATTTGGtcaataaggaaaaagaaaattatatatatgactaTGTGAGATttgaataataagaaaaatagcaaGGAAGAAGATTGTTTCCTTTAACAAAAATGGAATCAAATTCGGAAGAGGAATTGAATAGCAGAGGGGAGTATATATAAGTGTATAACAATATTACTGTCTAACTGAACATTCTTTTAGGCAATTGGCTTATTTCATTGAGAATGTTCACGGAGAAATCCAATGGAAAGAAAGATATCAGAGGAGATAATGTAGGGAATTACAGCATGAGAGTTAGTAATAGAACGAAGATGTTGCAGCTTCTCATGCAGTGCTGCTCTCTTTTGCTCTTTGGAAACCATTTTGtgtgctctctctctctctcctcttatGATCCTTCTTCTGGCTTTCTTTCCCTCTGGTGCTTTTCTTTTTGCTATCAACTCTGCAGAGTTCTGTGGTCATTTAAAAGAAGGGATGAGCTCTCAAATCCATATGATCTCATGTGTTTTCTTCCAACATGACTGTCTCAgtttattcataaataaatactatataCATTTTGGTTGAACTTACAAAAGTacccttttatatattttggagTCTTTCCATTTGCCCAATTTTAAAATGCTTCTTTCTCTTTGCCAAGTGTTAACTTATTGATTATTGATGTGGTGCAGCTAGAAGATTATGGaatttcattaatatatataatacatatctAATAGCAGTATACCAGATCATTGAATtggcttcttctttttttttatttaaaagttaaggGTGTTAGTTTATCAAGTtttcaaacaataataatttctgTCAACTTctgaaacaaattttaaaagaaaaaataatgattattttctaaATACTAAACACTTTCccaaaaaaatatgttgagTGATATGCATTACCTTATGTAAGAgttataatgaaataataaataattaatcaagagaattttaaattcaagcTCAAGTCATGAGAacatctaatttaattattttagtttacaggaacaattatatatatagtttgtaattaacttatatatatagttgtatGCCAGGAAAATAGGAACT
Proteins encoded in this window:
- the LOC114384619 gene encoding uncharacterized protein LOC114384619, producing MVSKEQKRAALHEKLQHLRSITNSHALNKTSIIVDASKYIEKLKQKVEILNQEIASAETSSVHNPLPMVTVETLEKGFLINVFSAKGCSGLLVSILEAFEEMRLTVLEARVSCTDTFRFQAVGENEEQAETIDAHVVQQAVVQAIKNWSKSGDQEE